In Streptomyces nojiriensis, the sequence TTCTGCGGGTTGGATGACATTGCCGACATCCGAGGCGGCTCATAGCGTGGAGAGCACGGCCGCCGCTCCGCGGCCGGCACCTCGACGTGACACCCCAGGAGGGTATTTCCATGTCCAAGACGACCCTGCGCGATCTGAGCGGCCTCGACCAGGGCCCGGCGTCTGCGGCGGAAGCGACGCTGATCCTGATCGACTGCCAGAACACCTACACCCGGGGCGTGATGGAGCTGACGGGCTGGGAGGCCGCCCTCGACGCCGCCGCCGCGCTGCTCGCCCGGGCCCGTGCGGCCGGGGCGAAGGTCATCCATGTGGTCAACGACGGCGGCGAGGGGAGCCCGTACGACATCCGGGCCGAGATCGGCCGGATCCACCCCCGGGTGGCTCCCGTCGACGGCGAACCCGTGGTCGTCAAGACGGTCCCCAACGGGTTCGTCGAGACGGACCTCGGCGACCACGTCGACGCCGCCGGCCACAAGGACGTCATCCTCGCCGGGTTCATGACCCACATGTGCGTGGCCTTCACCGCGGAAGGCGCGTTCCTGCGGGGAAACCGGCCGACGGTCGTCGCGGACGCCTGCGCGACCCGGCCGCTGCGCACGCCGGTCGCCGAGGTGTCCGCCGAGCAGCTCCACCACGCCGCGCTCGCGACGATCGCCGATCTCTACGGGGTCGTCGTCCCGTCCGTCTCCTCCCTCGGCTGAGCCGGCGGCGGCCGGGCCGGTCAGCCCGCCGTCGCCACGAGCCGTCGCAGCGCGGCCCGGGCGGGTGGGCCCCAGGTGGGCTTGCCGCCCGGGCGGCCCCGGACGCCGGCCTCGCCGATGAGGATGCCGCCGAGGGCGCGCTGGACGGCCCAGCCGCGGGCGCGGCGCAGGGTCGCGTCGTCCGCGGTCGGCCGGTAGGCGGCATGGAAGCGGTCGGCGGCGCCGTCCGGCAGCAGGATCCAGGGGGCGGCGAGGTCGCAGGCCGGATCACCCGCGCAGAGGTCACCGAAGTCGATCACGCCGCAGAAGGTGCCGTCGGCGGTGAGGACGTTGGCCGGATGGAGGTCGCTGTGGAGCCACAGCGCCGGGCCCGCCCAGACGGGCGCGGCGACGGCGTCCTCCCAGACCGCGCGGACGGCGTCCGGGTCGGGGATCAGCCCCTGCTCGGTGGCCGAGGCCAGCCCCTCGGCGAACCCGTCGGCGACGGCCGCCAACGGCCCCCCGCGGCCGTAGTTGCCCACAGGTGCCCCGTCGGGGGCCGGTCGGTGAAGAGCCGTCAGGAAGGCGGCCAGCCCTTCGGCCGCGTCGGCGGCGTTCGTGGCCGGGGCCCGGTCGGCGGGCTCGCCG encodes:
- a CDS encoding isochorismatase family protein; amino-acid sequence: MSKTTLRDLSGLDQGPASAAEATLILIDCQNTYTRGVMELTGWEAALDAAAALLARARAAGAKVIHVVNDGGEGSPYDIRAEIGRIHPRVAPVDGEPVVVKTVPNGFVETDLGDHVDAAGHKDVILAGFMTHMCVAFTAEGAFLRGNRPTVVADACATRPLRTPVAEVSAEQLHHAALATIADLYGVVVPSVSSLG
- a CDS encoding aminoglycoside phosphotransferase family protein, yielding MTHTETEVTAELVRDLLRDQHPDLADRPVRFGARGWDNQLWRLGEDLAVRLPWATPSADALLRKEHAWLPALAPALPLPVPVPQRIGEPSERFPRPWIVTTWVPGEPADRAPATNAADAAEGLAAFLTALHRPAPDGAPVGNYGRGGPLAAVADGFAEGLASATEQGLIPDPDAVRAVWEDAVAAPVWAGPALWLHSDLHPANVLTADGTFCGVIDFGDLCAGDPACDLAAPWILLPDGAADRFHAAYRPTADDATLRRARGWAVQRALGGILIGEAGVRGRPGGKPTWGPPARAALRRLVATAG